One segment of Novipirellula artificiosorum DNA contains the following:
- the hisS gene encoding histidine--tRNA ligase, with translation MIQPRTLKGFRDYLPAVMIPREQLMQTAREVFRSFGFAPIDTPTLEHLEILTGKGSEETDRQIYRFTDNGGRDVGMRFDLTVPLARFAAQHIGSLGVPFKRYHIAPVWRGEKPQEGRYREFVQCDFDTIGTESVLADIEAVAVINRLLETIGFDRFTISINNRAILTGLLEHLDLADRSVAVLRSLDKLEKIGRKKTADEMISAAGVTSEQADAVLQLADCTGEADSVFATLTQISGGNETAMTGIARLRDIYEGSLASGVPKQRLRLDVSIARGLDYYTGVIFETTLDDLPTIGSVCSGGRYDNLAGLYTKQHLPGIGASLGLDRLIAAMEQLNLLPTASTPAPVLVTYFDKDHRDDYLRLAHQLRSAGIAVEVYPEPRKLGAQLKYADAHGFTIAIIAGGTEWAEGECQLKVLATKQSEQVAYTHDHPSALVDRVAQLLAPSGDGA, from the coding sequence CTGATCCAACCGAGAACGCTGAAGGGGTTTCGCGACTACCTGCCAGCCGTGATGATCCCTCGCGAACAGTTGATGCAAACGGCGCGTGAAGTGTTTCGTTCCTTTGGATTTGCGCCCATCGACACCCCAACGCTGGAGCATTTGGAGATCTTGACGGGGAAAGGTAGCGAGGAAACGGATCGCCAGATCTATCGGTTCACCGACAACGGTGGCCGTGACGTGGGCATGCGTTTTGACTTGACGGTCCCTCTGGCTCGCTTTGCAGCGCAGCACATTGGATCGCTTGGAGTTCCCTTCAAACGCTACCATATCGCGCCAGTGTGGCGAGGTGAAAAACCGCAAGAAGGTCGCTATCGCGAATTCGTTCAATGCGATTTCGATACGATTGGTACCGAGTCGGTGTTAGCGGACATCGAAGCGGTCGCGGTGATCAATCGTTTGCTCGAAACGATTGGATTCGATCGGTTTACCATCAGCATTAACAATCGCGCCATCTTGACCGGGCTGCTTGAGCATTTGGATCTTGCCGACCGCAGCGTCGCAGTCCTTCGCAGCTTGGACAAATTAGAAAAGATTGGCAGAAAGAAGACGGCCGACGAAATGATCTCGGCCGCTGGCGTGACGAGCGAGCAGGCGGATGCCGTTTTGCAGCTTGCAGATTGCACCGGAGAAGCCGATTCCGTGTTCGCGACGTTGACCCAAATCAGTGGTGGCAACGAAACGGCTATGACGGGAATCGCGCGGCTAAGAGACATCTACGAAGGCTCGCTCGCGTCGGGTGTTCCCAAGCAACGGTTACGGCTCGACGTTTCGATCGCGCGTGGACTGGACTATTACACCGGAGTGATTTTTGAGACGACGCTCGATGATTTGCCCACGATTGGAAGCGTTTGCAGCGGTGGTCGGTACGACAACTTAGCCGGCCTGTACACGAAACAGCATCTGCCGGGCATCGGAGCGTCGCTCGGGCTCGATCGGTTGATTGCGGCAATGGAGCAACTGAACTTGCTGCCCACCGCATCCACCCCGGCGCCCGTCTTGGTGACCTATTTCGACAAAGACCATCGTGACGACTACTTGCGGTTGGCTCACCAATTGCGATCGGCGGGAATTGCCGTCGAGGTGTATCCTGAACCGCGGAAGCTGGGGGCCCAGTTGAAATATGCCGATGCCCACGGATTCACGATCGCAATCATTGCGGGTGGGACCGAATGGGCAGAGGGCGAATGTCAACTCAAAGTCTTGGCGACCAAGCAATCGGAGCAGGTCGCGTACACTCACGACCACCCCTCTGCGCTGGTGGATCGAGTTGCTCAGTTGTTGGCTCCGAGCGGTGATGGAGCCTGA